Genomic window (Alligator mississippiensis isolate rAllMis1 chromosome 7, rAllMis1, whole genome shotgun sequence):
GTGAAGAATTCAATATAAATAGGTCTGGCCATTTCAGACTGCATGGGCATTTACCAGGACCATCCATTTCAAGTTTTCAACTCCCTCGTGCTAGAAAAATTCCTAATCAACATTTGCAGTTACATATTCCACTGTTAAAGACCTTTGTCTTCTATGTAAAGATAGTACCTGGTTATTCTGAGTATAGTTACATAGCAGAGCAAGGCCAAATCAAGCGACTGCTGGAAAAAAACAGACCAAATCATAAAAGACCACCTGCAATCTGCTTCTTACCATTTCACTAGGATACATCTCCCCCAGGTTAACAGATAAGAAGAGCTTGTGTCCCCTAAGGCACTGTGTTTCCCAACCactgtgccatcagaaatgaacagctgCACCACAGagttttgccatggcaatgagctacaataggtctgaggatggggaatgccttcaCAGGTGTGCCGTGGAAAAACGTTATTattgtaagtgtgccttgggttgggaaacactgccctaaGGATACATACATTATACTGAAATGCACAGAATGTAGTaattatgtatatataaatgATTGCAGTTTGGCTATTTGACATGCAAAAGTAGTTGGGATTTCTCTGGAGACGGAAGAAGCTACAAAAGAGGAGTAATACATACTGTGTACTTCTTCATCCAGTGCCTTCACTTTCCCTTTTTGCTTGATGAGTTGGATTTTGCAGGCATTGGCCTCCCAGTCTTTGTCATTTCCTCCATCAATTCCCACACCTAACAGCCACCGCAAAATAAACCGTAAATCACCAAAATGTATTTTGTCCTGTCTGTGTTTTAGATTCAAGCAAAGTGAGGGACAGATGGTCTATGGTGCTATTTTCACCCCCCACACCTTCGAAAATAAAGATGCAGAGCCCCTTCAGATTATCTTCTTATTTTGAAGGAAATTATCAGATGAAAGGAACCAAGGATACTGTCTTATACATCTGTAATTACTACTCAGAGGCCCCTGACACATTGTGGCTCCACTGAAATTTAAAACTGGCCGCTTGGGTTTTTACTTTCCCCAAAAAGAGGGAAGTGTAAAGCAGGTTTATTTGTGACCTCTGTGTTCAACGCATCTGTCAGTAAAACCGATACAAAATGACAAGAAACAAAATAACGTCTTCAGGAGGGACTTGGaaaagcttgagacagtccagaggagagccatttGTGTAATCCAAGGCCTGAAGGGCAGGCTgttcaaggagaggctgagggacttgggacttctcagtctggagaagagaaagctcaggggggatttggtggctgcctacaattacataagaggggtacatcaggccccgggagaacacctgttcaccagagctccccaagggataacaaggtctaatggccataaactccaggaaggccgatttagactagacataagaaaaaagttctttatggtgcgagtgtccagggtctgggacTCCCCCCCAcccgaggtggtgcaagcacctactttggactctttcaaaaaaaccatgcggatgtttttcttgctggggtcgcatgatcccagatgacttcctgcctgtggcaggggactggactcaatgatctcacgaggtcacttccagcccctaatgcctatgaaatctatgagatcttGGTTCCTTGCAGTGACCCACCTGCGGAGTCATAACCTCGGTACTCCAGGCGCTGAAGCCCTTTGATAAGAGTTTCCAGGATCTCCCGTCTTGTCCGGGGAACATGGTAGTTCAGGTAAGCAAAGATGCCTGTAGAGAGAAGAAAACTCTACTGAATATATTGCCCTGAAAAAATCTGGAAATAGTGTCTGTAGCAACTGGCATTCAACCGAGAAAAGTGTGGCTTTTTAAACAGGAGATAAACGAAGCTTAAAACTCTTAAACAGCAGTAGGTAGAAAAagtttaaaatgttaaatatttatatAGCTAGACAAATTCCTTCTATCTTTTTTAAAAGCCAATATGATACACAAAACTAGCTTCTAGACCTTGACTGTCCCCTTCGTCGGCTCGTACGTCGGCAAGTATCAATCACAAAGCAGTTGGCGGCCTTCGAAAAGACACGAAAGTAAAAACCAACCGaaccaaacaaaaccccccaaccaaccgaacaaaaaacaaaacccagaagagCGAAGATTTGGCGCATCTAGTTTATTCTAAGTATGCGTTAAATGCTCTTTATAGTAGGAAGTCAGCTTGCTTCCAAGACAGACGTGAACAGTGCATCATCCACATTTCCCAATATCCTGTTGTCACTAATTTAAGGGTGTTTTTGTTTTCCGTATAAGCGTCCAAGCAACCGTTTCCGGCGAGCCTGCTTGGCTTTTGTACTTCATAAATAATCCGACAAACCTAAAAAGGACAATTGAATGACACATTAAGATTAAGTTTTCCACATACAGTACAACATTGAATGCAAAGGCAACTGCAAAGGCAACATTTTAACCTCTTTTGCTTCAAATAGTTAAAAAGCATAATTTGTTTGGACTACTTTGTCTCCTAGGATTGCTGCGGGGTGTCTCCCCCTAGTCTGCTAAAAAGGTTTTGGCCCCATTACCGCCAATGCTCTACGTTTCCTATGTAATCAGTAGTGGAAGTATTATCGCTCTGTTCCTTGTTGTGCGCTTGCTTCGCCTTGAGGATCTTGCGTTGCTCCTGGCGCTTCCGCCTGGCTTCCTGGTGCTCTTTCTGTCTCATGTACTGATACCGCTGCAAGAAAAGGTCTTTTGCATAATCGTACAACTCCATGTCTAAAAAATTGAGGGCCTCGATGCGTTTCTGAGTCTGCTCGTCTATCTCCACGCTGAAGGCCCTTGTGCTATTGTACTGTGTGAATGGCGAGATGAAATTCATGTTAAAAGTTTTCTCAAACAGATACTGAGTCTTCCTCTGAAACTCCGTGAGGCCGAAGAAAGCCATTCGTTTCAGGTTCTCCTTCGCACTGTCTAGCAGGACCTTGTTTCTCTGCTCCTCCGGCATGACGGACAAGTTGTAACACCCAACCAGGCTGAGGTCAGACAGCATGCGGACCTGCCGATTGTTGGCTAGATTGTACGGGCAATCCATAAATTCCTTCAGGGAACAACCGGACCAGTCGTCCCCGGTGTAGCAACTGGGCAACTCTTCGGTCGTCGGGGATCTTCCATCACATACGTACAGGGACGCCTTCCACGTGGCTCCTCTCTGGACGTGTCTCCATTCGCTCAGGTATCGGGACACGGGGTCCCGCAGGATGGTGATGTAGTAAAAGTTCCGGCTGGGGCGCAGGCGGAGCTCCTTCTTGCTGTCCACCACGGCGGGCACGCAGTTGGTGAGCTCGGTCCAGTCGGCGTGCAGCCCGCAGCTCCAGCCGGTGGAGAAGCGCGAGAAGAGCCAGGTCTCCCGCTTGCCGGGCCGCAGGCAGGTGCACTTCTTCTGCCCGGCGCGGCACtcgcagggctgtccagctggatGTTGTGCACCAGGTGCCGGCCGAAGGTGGTGCCGCCCGTCTTCTGGATGTCCAGGAACACGATGAGGTCGTCGCCCTTGATGTTGAAGTCCACGCGCCGCAGCAGCTCGGCCTCCGAGAAGTTGAACTTGGCGGCGAAGCGCGCGGGGCTCTCGTCCTCGGCGCCGTACGGGTCCgcgggcgcggcggcggcggcgcggaaGGGGCGCAGGCGGAGCAGCTGGCACTCGCTGCCCGGGCACACGTACTGCAGCACGATCACGGCGAAGAGGAAGAGCATCACCAGCGCCAGCAGCAGCTTGTTGCAGCGCTCCTCCATCTTCGGGCACCGCCGCCCCCGGGCGATCACAGCCCGTGGGCGGCGGCGGTGCCTGaagatgcagagtcacttggtgcagagtcacttggaagaactggatgcctttaagtcggcaggcccggatgggctccatcccagggtgctgaaggcactggccgacgtcattgcagagccactggcgggaatattcgaatgctcgtggcgcacaggccaagtcccggaggactggaaaagggctaacgtggtccccattttcaaaaaggggaggaaggaggacccgggcaactataggccggtcagtctcacctccatccttggtaaagtatttgaaaaaattatcaaggctcacatttgtgagagcccggcaggacaaattatgctgaggggaaaccagcatgggtttgtggcgggcagatcgtgcctgaccaacctagtctctttctatgaccaggttacgaaacgcctggacacaggaggaggggtggatgtcgtatacctggacttcaggaaggccttcgatacggtatcccaccccatactggtgaacaaattaagaggctgtgatgtggatgactgcacagtccggtgggtggcgaattggctagagggtcgcacccaaagagtcgtggtagatgggtcggtctcgacctggaagggtgtgggcagtggggtcccgcagggttcggtccttggaccgatactctttaatgtcttcatcagcgacttggacgtgggagtcaaatgtactctgtccaagtttgcagatgacacaaagctatggggagaagtggacacgccggagggcagggaacagctgcaggcagacctggataggctggacaagtgggcagaaaacaacaggatgcagttcaacaaggagaaatgcaaagtgctgcacctagggaggaaaaatgtccagcacacctacagcctagggaatgacctgctgggtggcacggaggtggaaagggatcttggagtcctagtggactccaagatgaacatgagccggcagtgtgacgaagccatcagaaaagccaatggcactttatcgtgcatcagcagatgcatgacgtataggtccagggaggtgatacttcccctctatcgggcgctggtcagaccgcagttggagtactgcgtgcaattctgggcgccacacttcaagaaggatgcggataacctggagagggtacagcgaagggcaactcgtatggtcaagggcctgcagaccaagccctacgaggagagactagagaaactggaccttttcagcctccgcaagagaaggttgagaggcgaccttgtggctgcctataagttcatcacgggggcacagaagggaattggtgaggatttattcaccaaggcacccccgggggttacaagaaacaatggccacaagctagcagagagc
Coding sequences:
- the LOC132251361 gene encoding LOW QUALITY PROTEIN: heparan-sulfate 6-O-sulfotransferase 2-like (The sequence of the model RefSeq protein was modified relative to this genomic sequence to represent the inferred CDS: inserted 1 base in 1 codon), with the protein product MEERCNKLLLALVMLFLFAVIVLQYVCPGSECQLLRLRPFRAAAAAPADPYGAEDESPARFAAKFNFSEAELLRRVDFNIKGDDLIVFLDIQKTGGTTFGRHLVHNIQLXQPCECRAGQKKCTCLRPGKRETWLFSRFSTGWSCGLHADWTELTNCVPAVVDSKKELRLRPSRNFYYITILRDPVSRYLSEWRHVQRGATWKASLYVCDGRSPTTEELPSCYTGDDWSGCSLKEFMDCPYNLANNRQVRMLSDLSLVGCYNLSVMPEEQRNKVLLDSAKENLKRMAFFGLTEFQRKTQYLFEKTFNMNFISPFTQYNSTRAFSVEIDEQTQKRIEALNFLDMELYDYAKDLFLQRYQYMRQKEHQEARRKRQEQRKILKAKQAHNKEQSDNTSTTDYIGNVEHWR